A stretch of DNA from Deinococcus radiophilus:
CTGAAACGCGATGGCTGCCGATGGGCTGACGTTCTAAGGAGAAGTTTCAATCCACAGCCCACCCGAAGGCAGGCTGAAACCGCGGCTGGACGGCGCTACGCCGAGCAGGCCACCCAGTTTCAATCCACAGCCCACCCGAAGGCAGGCTGAAACGCATTCCTTCTCAAGGGCTGCACTGCGTTCCCGCATGTTTCAATCCACAGCCCACCCGAAGGCAGGCTGAAACCTCCAGAGTTTGATGCGGTAATCCCCGTCGTCCGGTTTCAATCCACAGCCCACCCGAAGGCAGGCTGAAACTCCAGAGTTTGACACGGTAATCCCCGTCGTCCGGTTTCAATCCACAGCCCACCCGAAGGCAGGCTGAAACCTCGCAAGCATCGCCTAAATCGTCTAGCAAGGCTTGTTTCAATCCACAGCCCACCCGAAGGCAGGCTGAAACTCGGTGTGCCGGTAAAAGCCAGATGCTCAGCTTTGTTTCAATCCACAGCCCACCCGAAGGCAGGCTGAAACGTCTGGCATCTCTACCCCGCTGGGGAGCGCCCCGATGTTTCAATCCACAGCCCACCCGAAGGCAGGCTGAAACACGGCCCGCACCGACGCAGGAGCTGTGCGCCGTGCTGTTTCAATCCACAGCCCACCCGAAGGCAGGCTGAAACAACAGGGTCAGGAAGGGCCGGGCGTCCAACATTCAGAGCCAATCCACAGCCCACCCGAAGGCAGGCTGAAACAACAGTTCACCATCCAGCGGCGTGTCAGACGGCGTCCCGCCTTCAGTTTGCGCGAACCCCCTCAGCATGTGCAAGTTCGCAGCCATTTACAGTGATCTGAGTTGTCATACTTCGCGCCCCACACGGGCTGATTGGCTTGCGCGAACCCCCCAGCTTTTGGCCGTCGCCACAGGTTCGCGCTATAGAATCAGCGGCTCGCTGAAGTCGGTGTAGTGGTCTTTGCCGTAGGCCTCCACAAATTTCTCACGGGGCTGGCGCAGGCGGTAAATGCGGATGGTGTCCTCGTCGGCGTCCATCACTTCCAGCAGGCGCTGACGCAAGTGCAGCAGCTGCACGTCGGTCACGCTGACCTCAAACACGCTGTTCTGCACCCGCTGGCCGTGCGCGGTGCAGGCTTTGGCCACGCGGCGAAGGCGCTTGGCTCCGCCTTCGGTCGAGGTGGCCACGTCGTAACAAATCAGCAAGTCAATCATCTCTACCTATGTAGATACGGCGGATAGTGCGCCCGGTCGCCGCGCAGGTGCTGGGCCAGCAGGCGAGCCTGAACGTGCGGGATGAGGCCCAGCGGGGTTTTGCGGGCGGTGAGGGGGTGTGTCACTTCCTCCTTCTTGCGTTCGGTGAGGTGCGCGAGGATGGTTTTGCGGGCATCTTCTTTGATGGTCACGGTATTTCCCTCGTGCAACACGAAGTCGCGCGGCGTGAGTTGAGAGCGGTTGATCAGGGTGATGATGGCGCGGTCGGCGGTGACGGCACGGAGTTCTTCCATCAGGTCCAGGGCGAGGCTGCTTCTGCCGGGGCGCAGGGCGTGCAGAAAACCCACCTGCGGGTCGAGGCCCACACTCTGGGCGGCGCTGGCGCAGTCGTTCGCCAGGACGGTGTACGTGAAGTTCAGCGTGGCGTTGATGGCGTCCCGTGCGGGGCGGCGGGTGCGTTCCGTCAGCCAGAAGAAATCGCGGTTTTGCCGCAGCATCAGCGGGAAGACCTCCCAGTAGATGCGGGCGGCGGTGCCTTCGATGCCGCGCACCTCGTCCACGGTTTCCGCCAGGGGCAGGCAGCCGATCTGGGCGTTGATTTCCTTTGCCGCTTGCCGCAGCAGTTCCGGGTCGTTGTCCAGCGCCTCGCGGGCCGAACGCATCAGGGTAACTTTCTGATTCTGGAGTTTCCCGGCCGCCACGAACCGCGCAATGGACAGGGCCTTGGCCATGTCGCAGGCGCAGGCGTGCTGGGCCACGCGCAGGAGGACATTCCCGCTGACGGGCGTTTCGGTGCGGGCCATGAACCGCCCGAACTCGGTGAGCCACGTGACAGGCTTGTGTTCGCGGGCCAACTTATGAATCAGGAAGGGGCTGAGCAGCACGTTCCCGAACACGACAACGCTCTCGACGTGGTGCAGGGGGATCATGGCCTTGCGCTCCTTTTCCACCTCCACGCGGATGTTGTCAGTGTCCAGGTGCAGGTACGTGCCCTGCGTCTGAATGTACAGGGTGTTCAAAAGCTGTCTCATTCTTCCAACCTCGTGCTGAAGGGGTCGAATCCACGCGGAAAGTCACGCGGGGCGAACGGTTCGCACTCGTCTTTCAGGCTGCACAGCTCGCAACGGGCGTCAGCGGCGGGCAGCGGCAGCACTCGCGTCCGTAGGAGTTCCCGAATGCCGTCACGGGCGTCCAGTACGGCATGGCGCAATTCTGGCGTGAACTGGACTTCGCGGCGTTTGTGACTGGCCGAATGGTAAATGAAGCCCGCTGAGATGTCGCAAGCGAACATCTCCTCCAGACACATCGCCTGAGCACACAACTGCACCTCGTCGGCCAGCCGTGGTTTCGCCCGCCCGGATTTGTACTCCACCGGGCGAGGCGAGCCATCCGGCAGGAGTTCGACCACGTCCGCCACGCCCATCAGGCCGTGAACACGCGACACCAGCGGTAGGGCACGCATGGTGCGCATGCCGCCGCGTTCCTCCGTGCCGCCCCCGTGCGCCCGCTCGTGCTGCTGCTGGCCCCGTGCGGTATGCGCGTTCTCCGTCCACACCTGCTCCACGTGAATCAGGGCGCACTGGCGCGGGCAGAACGTGAAATGCTGCAAGGCCGAAAGCATGATGAATTCCTCCACGCTCACCTCCAAGAGAAGAGGCCGAGTATGACACCCGGCCTTGCCCTGAATCAGTCCACCAGTTGAGTGAACGTCACGCCTTGCGGCAGTCTCGCCGAATCAACTTGAATGGGATTGTAATCATCGAAACTGCGGGCCACGGCCACATCTTCCTTGCGTTCCAGCTTGATCAGGTCAAACAGCTTATGCGCGGGGGCGTTCCCGAGCGGGCTGGAGTGGCTGAACACGTACAGGCCACGGCAG
This window harbors:
- the cas2 gene encoding CRISPR-associated endonuclease Cas2, producing the protein MIDLLICYDVATSTEGGAKRLRRVAKACTAHGQRVQNSVFEVSVTDVQLLHLRQRLLEVMDADEDTIRIYRLRQPREKFVEAYGKDHYTDFSEPLIL
- the cas1c gene encoding type I-C CRISPR-associated endonuclease Cas1c, whose amino-acid sequence is MNTLYIQTQGTYLHLDTDNIRVEVEKERKAMIPLHHVESVVVFGNVLLSPFLIHKLAREHKPVTWLTEFGRFMARTETPVSGNVLLRVAQHACACDMAKALSIARFVAAGKLQNQKVTLMRSAREALDNDPELLRQAAKEINAQIGCLPLAETVDEVRGIEGTAARIYWEVFPLMLRQNRDFFWLTERTRRPARDAINATLNFTYTVLANDCASAAQSVGLDPQVGFLHALRPGRSSLALDLMEELRAVTADRAIITLINRSQLTPRDFVLHEGNTVTIKEDARKTILAHLTERKKEEVTHPLTARKTPLGLIPHVQARLLAQHLRGDRAHYPPYLHR
- the cas4 gene encoding CRISPR-associated protein Cas4; the protein is MEEFIMLSALQHFTFCPRQCALIHVEQVWTENAHTARGQQQHERAHGGGTEERGGMRTMRALPLVSRVHGLMGVADVVELLPDGSPRPVEYKSGRAKPRLADEVQLCAQAMCLEEMFACDISAGFIYHSASHKRREVQFTPELRHAVLDARDGIRELLRTRVLPLPAADARCELCSLKDECEPFAPRDFPRGFDPFSTRLEE